The following proteins come from a genomic window of Pseudomonadota bacterium:
- the tatB gene encoding Sec-independent protein translocase protein TatB produces MFDIGFWELSVIGVIGLLVLGPERLPKVARVVGGYLRKARSTWANVRAEISAELNAEEFKEAMKQPAEELKSAMAEPMKDLESLKKSAGETMSFDQPESSEANQTDAASDESDAAKMAEGASDVTAEADEQAGASDSVPDKTA; encoded by the coding sequence ATGTTTGACATCGGTTTTTGGGAGCTCTCCGTCATCGGCGTGATCGGGCTGCTGGTGCTGGGACCCGAACGCCTGCCAAAAGTCGCCCGAGTCGTGGGCGGCTACCTGCGCAAGGCCCGCAGCACCTGGGCCAACGTGCGGGCCGAGATCTCCGCGGAGCTCAACGCCGAAGAGTTCAAAGAAGCGATGAAGCAGCCCGCTGAAGAGCTCAAGTCGGCGATGGCTGAACCGATGAAAGACCTCGAGTCGCTGAAAAAATCCGCTGGTGAGACCATGTCTTTTGATCAGCCCGAGTCGTCCGAAGCAAACCAAACTGACGCAGCTTCGGACGAGAGTGATGCGGCCAAAATGGCAGAGGGTGCCAGCGACGTGACGGCCGAAGCCGATGAGCAAGCGGGCGCATCTGATAGCGTCCCGGACAAGACCGCATGA
- the hemH gene encoding ferrochelatase, with the protein MNTETQTQDRGRNSAYDHGSAARDGVLLLNLGTPDAPNASAVRRYLAQFLSDRRVVDAPRWLWKIILNLVILRVRPGPVARKYASIWHEDGSPLLVYSQRLTEAVAAKLGSGPRDADDQSGGPAVELAMTYGNPSIPAALDALEAQNVRRLLVLPLFPQYSSSTTAAAFDGVAASLARRRWIPELRFVNTYHDHPAYIQALAESVRAHQADHGQPQKLLMSFHGIPQRYFMTGDPYHCLCQMTARLLAEALGLQDDQWELAFQSRFGRETWLQPYLDQRLEELPGEGVQDVQVICPGFAADCLETLEEIAMENRELFEEAGGKRYSYIPALNEQSDHAAMVAKLVEQHVGGWPGWQQLQETPSDLAARVERARALGASG; encoded by the coding sequence GTGAACACGGAAACCCAGACACAAGATCGTGGGCGAAACTCTGCCTACGATCATGGTTCCGCGGCGCGGGACGGCGTCTTGCTGCTCAACCTTGGCACCCCGGACGCGCCAAACGCCAGCGCTGTGCGGCGCTACCTTGCCCAATTCCTGTCAGATCGGCGGGTGGTGGATGCACCACGCTGGCTCTGGAAGATCATTCTTAACCTGGTGATACTGCGCGTCCGGCCAGGCCCCGTGGCCCGCAAATATGCGAGCATCTGGCACGAAGACGGGTCGCCGCTGCTGGTTTACAGCCAGCGGCTCACCGAGGCGGTCGCCGCCAAGCTCGGCAGCGGGCCGCGCGATGCGGACGATCAGTCCGGCGGCCCGGCCGTCGAGCTGGCGATGACCTACGGTAACCCGTCGATCCCGGCGGCGCTCGACGCCCTGGAGGCCCAAAACGTTCGACGGCTCCTGGTGCTACCGCTGTTTCCCCAGTATTCGTCCAGCACAACGGCGGCAGCCTTCGACGGCGTTGCCGCCTCGCTAGCCCGGCGCCGCTGGATACCGGAGCTGCGCTTCGTGAACACCTACCACGACCACCCGGCCTACATTCAGGCGCTGGCCGAGAGCGTGCGTGCGCACCAGGCTGATCACGGCCAGCCGCAGAAGCTGCTGATGTCGTTCCATGGGATTCCGCAGCGCTACTTTATGACCGGCGACCCCTACCACTGCCTTTGCCAGATGACCGCGCGACTGCTGGCCGAGGCGCTCGGGCTTCAGGATGACCAGTGGGAGCTCGCCTTCCAGTCACGCTTCGGCCGCGAGACCTGGCTGCAGCCCTACCTGGATCAGCGTCTGGAGGAGCTGCCGGGTGAAGGGGTCCAGGACGTGCAGGTCATCTGCCCGGGCTTTGCCGCTGACTGCCTGGAAACGCTCGAAGAGATCGCGATGGAAAACCGTGAACTGTTTGAGGAAGCGGGCGGCAAGCGGTACAGCTACATCCCCGCCCTCAACGAACAGTCCGATCACGCGGCCATGGTGGCCAAGCTGGTCGAGCAGCATGTCGGCGGCTGGCCCGGCTGGCAGCAGCTGCAGGAGACGCCATCCGACCTGGCTGCCCGGGTGGAACGGGCCCGGGCGCTCGGCGCCAGCGGCTGA
- a CDS encoding peroxiredoxin-like family protein — protein sequence MTLQEKLDAFKADFETHQAPPAAVEAFHRSTQELIDAGYAERALKAGDQAPEFTLSDSEGNEVSSRDLLTEGPLVLTFYRGVWCPYCNLELQALEAAVEDIQARGATLLAISQQSPKNSRAAKRQNRLSFPILTDQQGKLAQQFGLRWELQSYLIDVFKMFDVNLPAIHEDDQWTLPMPARYVIDQQGTIVYAEINPDYTQRPEPSDLLPVLDQVIRKAA from the coding sequence ATGACGCTTCAAGAAAAACTCGACGCATTCAAGGCAGACTTTGAAACGCATCAGGCGCCGCCCGCGGCGGTGGAAGCCTTTCATCGTTCAACCCAGGAACTGATTGACGCCGGCTACGCAGAGCGCGCCCTGAAGGCCGGGGACCAGGCGCCGGAGTTCACGCTGTCCGATTCCGAGGGCAACGAGGTCTCGTCTCGAGACCTACTCACCGAAGGGCCGCTGGTCCTGACCTTTTACCGGGGCGTTTGGTGCCCCTATTGCAACCTTGAGCTGCAGGCGCTGGAAGCGGCAGTCGAGGATATCCAGGCTCGCGGGGCGACGCTCCTGGCGATTTCTCAGCAGAGCCCGAAGAACAGCCGCGCCGCTAAGCGGCAGAATAGGCTGAGCTTTCCAATCCTGACGGACCAGCAAGGCAAGCTGGCACAGCAGTTCGGTTTGCGCTGGGAACTTCAGAGTTACCTCATCGACGTCTTCAAGATGTTTGACGTCAACCTTCCGGCAATCCACGAGGACGACCAATGGACCTTGCCGATGCCCGCGCGCTACGTGATCGATCAGCAAGGCACCATCGTCTACGCAGAGATCAATCCGGACTATACCCAGCGGCCCGAGCCCAGCGATCTGTTGCCCGTTCTTGATCAGGTGATCCGGAAAGCAGCGTAA
- a CDS encoding FtsX-like permease family protein — MHLYSLQLKASWRYFARHPGQLALALLGLALGVAAVVSVGAARATISESFSRFSDQLSGSASHQITGAEDFFDGGAFVALQRRFAGLVMAPVLSFEVKDANNRRRTVLGIDLLREARLRDFTGSYAGEAGFPLADWLGGEPLVLAGEPVGSEVRLATPTDTAALTVAARLDPSLVSGAEELLIVDLSQAASLLAMTRGSVAEPPPPLPLSRIDLALDDADETALEAQLVELRAALPAKLTLRAVGNSSNAGMSRALELNLLALSLLALLVGAFIVFNTLRFFVLQRQQVYAFCRLLGLTRRDITRWILLEACLLGVLGTGLGMLLGLWLADAVMAQMAGTVSQLYYEVVSRSARISPLLWAQAAVLGLLGSLAAALWPALTAARQSPLAQARSTERTAASSRLTWQLVTLGTFALALAVLLQLNASLISALAAVFLVAVGWIAIAIPLAVRLLGSLPVGVAGRPLAGFARARLPQTLSRTGAALAALILAVATVIGVDHMISSFRGSVVGWLNVSLSADAYLRNGAENASISPEVLRRVRSSDGVREVARYVSRSWPEEAGVSRLSAQDLTAEGRDSYEFMTPWSGNDWRRWHREPVALISETLARRLSLQPADRISVPGPTGPVRLKVGAVFKDYRADGGRAIIHLDQYQQIWSDLDVTSAAVYFEPGQAEAGFVRLRETLAQSDSPAFADLELGETGEIRRRSLEVFDQTFQLTRGLKWLAAIVAFVGVLSAILALQLERRRESSLLHCLGLTRRQIGTLLLLESAGLGLTAALLAAPLGAALAWLLTGVVNTRAFGWTLYVDWQWTTFALGGGLALVAAVLAALPPALSFNRPAVPRS, encoded by the coding sequence ATGCACCTGTATTCCCTGCAGCTGAAAGCGTCCTGGCGCTATTTTGCGCGGCATCCTGGGCAGCTTGCGCTGGCACTCCTGGGGCTCGCCCTCGGGGTTGCCGCGGTGGTTTCGGTGGGCGCCGCGCGAGCGACGATCAGCGAGAGCTTCAGCCGGTTTTCTGACCAGCTGTCCGGCTCTGCCAGCCACCAGATCACCGGCGCAGAAGACTTTTTTGACGGCGGCGCTTTTGTGGCACTCCAGCGACGCTTTGCCGGGCTGGTGATGGCGCCTGTACTCAGCTTTGAGGTCAAGGATGCCAACAACCGCCGGCGGACCGTCCTCGGCATCGATCTGCTGCGCGAGGCCCGGCTGCGGGACTTCACCGGCAGCTACGCGGGTGAAGCCGGTTTTCCGCTGGCGGACTGGCTGGGCGGAGAGCCGCTCGTCCTGGCCGGTGAGCCGGTAGGGAGTGAGGTCCGACTGGCCACGCCCACGGACACCGCCGCGCTGACGGTGGCGGCGAGGCTGGACCCATCGCTGGTCAGCGGCGCCGAGGAGCTGTTGATTGTTGACCTCAGCCAGGCGGCCTCGCTGCTGGCGATGACGCGCGGTTCGGTCGCTGAGCCCCCGCCGCCGCTGCCGCTCAGTCGTATCGACCTGGCGCTTGATGATGCGGACGAAACGGCACTCGAAGCGCAGCTGGTTGAACTAAGAGCCGCGCTGCCGGCGAAGCTGACGCTGCGAGCCGTCGGGAACTCCAGCAATGCGGGTATGAGCCGGGCCCTGGAGCTCAACCTGCTGGCGCTCAGCCTTCTGGCGCTGCTCGTTGGCGCCTTTATCGTGTTCAACACGCTGCGATTTTTTGTCCTGCAGCGCCAACAGGTCTACGCGTTTTGCCGGCTGCTCGGGCTGACCCGTCGCGACATCACGCGGTGGATCCTGCTTGAGGCCTGCCTGCTGGGGGTGCTGGGTACCGGTCTCGGGATGCTGCTGGGACTGTGGCTCGCTGACGCGGTCATGGCGCAGATGGCGGGTACGGTCAGTCAGCTGTATTACGAGGTGGTGAGCCGCAGCGCCCGCATTTCGCCGCTGCTCTGGGCGCAGGCCGCGGTGCTGGGATTGCTGGGTTCACTGGCGGCGGCGCTGTGGCCGGCACTGACCGCGGCACGACAAAGCCCGCTGGCCCAGGCGCGGAGCACCGAGCGGACCGCCGCGTCCTCAAGGCTCACCTGGCAGCTGGTCACCCTCGGTACGTTCGCCTTGGCCCTGGCGGTTCTGCTCCAGCTCAACGCGAGCCTGATCAGCGCTCTGGCCGCGGTTTTTCTGGTCGCCGTCGGCTGGATCGCCATCGCTATCCCGCTGGCGGTCAGGCTGCTGGGTTCCCTGCCCGTTGGGGTGGCCGGCCGACCTCTCGCCGGCTTTGCCCGAGCCCGCCTGCCCCAGACGTTAAGCCGGACCGGTGCCGCGCTGGCGGCGCTGATCCTGGCGGTGGCCACCGTCATTGGTGTCGACCACATGATCTCGAGTTTTCGCGGCAGCGTGGTGGGCTGGCTTAACGTGAGCCTGAGCGCGGATGCGTACCTCCGCAACGGCGCTGAAAACGCGTCGATCAGCCCTGAGGTTCTCCGCCGGGTGCGTTCGAGTGACGGTGTGCGGGAGGTCGCGCGCTACGTCAGCCGCAGCTGGCCCGAGGAGGCGGGCGTCAGCCGGCTGTCGGCTCAGGACCTGACCGCCGAGGGGCGGGATTCGTACGAATTCATGACACCCTGGTCCGGCAATGATTGGCGTCGGTGGCATCGCGAGCCTGTGGCGCTCATCAGCGAGACGCTCGCCCGACGGCTGTCGCTGCAACCGGCCGATCGGATCAGCGTGCCGGGGCCCACGGGGCCAGTACGGCTTAAGGTTGGCGCGGTGTTCAAGGATTACCGGGCCGACGGAGGCCGGGCGATTATTCATCTGGATCAATATCAGCAGATCTGGTCGGACCTCGACGTCACCTCGGCGGCGGTGTACTTCGAACCAGGTCAGGCTGAGGCCGGGTTTGTTCGGCTGCGGGAAACTCTGGCGCAGTCAGATAGTCCGGCGTTTGCTGATCTTGAGCTGGGGGAAACGGGGGAAATCCGGCGGCGCTCGCTGGAAGTCTTTGACCAGACGTTTCAGCTGACCCGAGGGCTGAAATGGCTCGCCGCGATCGTTGCCTTTGTCGGCGTCCTGAGCGCCATCCTTGCGCTGCAGCTGGAGCGTCGCCGCGAGTCGAGCCTGCTGCATTGCCTGGGACTCACGCGGCGGCAGATCGGCACCCTGCTGCTGCTGGAATCGGCTGGGCTCGGACTCACGGCCGCGCTGCTGGCCGCGCCGCTCGGCGCTGCGCTGGCCTGGCTGCTGACCGGCGTCGTCAATACTCGAGCCTTTGGCTGGACGCTCTATGTCGACTGGCAATGGACCACGTTTGCGCTGGGCGGTGGGCTGGCGCTGGTTGCCGCGGTGCTGGCGGCGCTGCCGCCTGCCCTGAGCTTTAACCGCCCAGCGGTGCCGCGGTCGTGA
- a CDS encoding LysR family transcriptional regulator: MKDRISSLRLFSRVARTGSFTAAGKEVGLSQPSVSRIVSKLEQELGSALLVRSTHAVKLTEAGAEYLARLDPILASLEEANHLVRGTGELRGNLRVGASTSFAVREIIPRLPAFVAQHPELRIDLVLTDSHQSLIEEAIDVALRFGTLRDSSMTARKLADSPRLLAAAPEYLARAGTPKVPADLAAHQIILGPSSSGSAGWTFSKGGKTTSVRVESRLMITVNEGTTAAALAGMGVVSTALMGCRSEIENGMLVQLLPDWHIGAVEANAILAGGRQAKASARAFVDYLIRSFRDADST, translated from the coding sequence ATGAAAGATCGAATCTCTTCGCTGCGCCTGTTTAGCCGGGTCGCCAGGACCGGCAGCTTTACGGCGGCGGGCAAAGAAGTCGGGTTATCGCAGCCCTCGGTCTCGAGGATCGTCTCCAAGCTGGAGCAGGAGTTGGGGTCAGCGCTGCTGGTAAGAAGCACCCATGCCGTGAAGCTCACCGAGGCGGGAGCGGAGTACCTGGCGCGGCTGGACCCTATTCTTGCGTCGCTGGAAGAAGCGAACCATCTGGTGAGGGGCACCGGAGAATTGCGCGGCAATCTGCGGGTCGGCGCCTCGACGAGCTTCGCGGTAAGAGAAATCATCCCGCGCCTGCCGGCGTTTGTGGCGCAGCACCCTGAGCTGAGAATCGATCTGGTGCTCACCGACTCACACCAGAGTCTGATCGAGGAGGCGATCGATGTGGCGCTGCGCTTTGGAACGCTACGCGATTCCAGCATGACTGCGCGGAAGCTCGCTGACTCCCCGCGCCTTCTGGCGGCAGCGCCGGAATACCTGGCTAGGGCCGGAACGCCGAAGGTTCCGGCAGACCTGGCCGCACATCAAATCATTCTGGGGCCGTCGAGTTCCGGCTCGGCGGGATGGACCTTCAGCAAAGGCGGGAAGACCACGTCGGTTCGAGTCGAGAGCCGACTCATGATCACCGTCAACGAAGGAACCACGGCGGCGGCCTTGGCGGGTATGGGAGTGGTATCGACCGCACTCATGGGATGCCGCTCGGAAATTGAGAACGGCATGCTGGTTCAGCTCCTGCCGGACTGGCATATCGGGGCCGTGGAAGCCAACGCAATTCTTGCCGGCGGTCGGCAGGCTAAAGCGTCAGCCCGCGCCTTCGTTGATTACCTGATCAGGTCATTCCGGGACGCGGACAGCACATAG
- a CDS encoding alpha/beta hydrolase: MTEPSEATPRNLSLQVGGFDLTAREYGPPEGSPVLALHGWMDHADSFAPLAPHLAGCRVVALDLPGHGLTEMGDKGHWFHYIDNVPLVFQTLTVLGWDRCHLIGHSMGGGLGALLAATFPERFASFVSIDMLGPISGPENHVVQQLRKGVLDRSGGLKQRYFATYDEALAARENEHFPLALCRVLGERGIVETDRGYTWLGDRRLKWSSLQRYTEAQVREILAAIECPVLVLLAEQHRYPQMVQLLKKREGICPQETVITAPGGHHLHMEHPQICAEHILAFYAGLEARGSIAEEANLS; encoded by the coding sequence ATGACAGAGCCCAGTGAGGCAACGCCCCGCAACCTGAGCCTTCAGGTAGGCGGTTTCGACCTGACGGCTCGAGAGTACGGGCCGCCCGAGGGGTCGCCCGTGCTTGCGCTCCACGGCTGGATGGATCACGCCGACAGCTTTGCGCCGCTGGCGCCGCACCTGGCTGGCTGTCGGGTCGTCGCGTTGGATCTTCCTGGCCATGGGCTGACGGAGATGGGCGACAAAGGTCACTGGTTCCACTACATCGACAATGTGCCGCTCGTGTTCCAGACGCTGACGGTTCTTGGCTGGGACCGCTGCCACCTGATTGGGCACTCCATGGGTGGAGGTCTCGGCGCCCTGCTGGCGGCAACATTCCCCGAGCGTTTCGCCTCGTTTGTGAGCATCGACATGCTCGGCCCGATCAGCGGACCGGAAAACCACGTGGTGCAGCAGCTGCGCAAGGGGGTCCTCGACCGTAGCGGAGGGCTGAAGCAGCGCTACTTCGCCACCTATGATGAAGCGCTGGCCGCCCGGGAAAATGAACACTTTCCACTCGCGCTTTGCCGCGTCCTTGGAGAACGAGGCATCGTCGAGACCGACCGAGGCTACACTTGGCTGGGGGACCGGCGCCTTAAGTGGTCCTCACTGCAGCGCTACACGGAGGCGCAGGTCCGGGAAATCCTGGCGGCGATCGAGTGCCCGGTGCTGGTCCTGCTGGCGGAGCAGCATCGCTACCCCCAGATGGTCCAGCTCCTGAAAAAGCGGGAGGGCATCTGCCCGCAGGAGACGGTGATCACGGCGCCAGGCGGCCATCATCTTCATATGGAACATCCACAGATCTGCGCTGAACATATCCTGGCGTTTTACGCCGGTTTGGAAGCCAGGGGATCGATCGCCGAAGAGGCGAACCTCAGCTGA
- a CDS encoding ABC transporter ATP-binding protein, with product MTEQTAASAQGVGPGERLVELSAVSKIYPPDPRPVLDQLDLSLSAGESLALVGRSGSGKTTLLNLIAGLLKPDAGHVRVAGHQLATLDENALAQFRRQQLGIVFQSFNLLPTLTVRENLAFPLALSGLPDDGRSSELLDALGIAALRDKLPEDLSGGEQQRVAVARALIHQPQLVLADEPTGNLDLDNAHQVIELLVNQCRERGAGLLLITHSSELSARMDRTLSISEGRLLPSEPTNNSARVLSA from the coding sequence GTGACTGAGCAGACTGCGGCGTCGGCTCAGGGGGTCGGCCCGGGCGAGCGGCTGGTTGAGCTGAGCGCCGTCAGCAAGATCTACCCACCTGACCCGAGGCCCGTCCTGGACCAGCTCGATCTCAGCCTGTCCGCCGGTGAAAGTTTGGCGCTCGTCGGGCGCAGCGGCTCGGGCAAGACCACGCTGCTCAACCTGATCGCCGGCCTGCTGAAACCCGACGCCGGTCACGTTCGCGTCGCCGGCCACCAGCTGGCCACCCTGGACGAGAACGCCCTCGCGCAATTTCGGCGGCAGCAGCTCGGCATCGTGTTCCAATCGTTCAACCTGCTGCCCACCCTAACCGTCCGGGAAAATCTCGCGTTTCCGCTGGCCCTGAGTGGCCTGCCGGACGACGGGCGAAGCAGCGAATTGCTCGACGCCCTTGGCATCGCGGCGCTGCGGGACAAATTGCCCGAGGATTTGTCGGGCGGTGAGCAGCAGCGTGTGGCGGTGGCTCGGGCGCTCATTCACCAGCCACAGCTGGTTCTGGCGGACGAGCCGACCGGCAACCTGGATCTGGACAATGCTCACCAGGTGATCGAGCTACTGGTGAATCAATGCCGCGAACGCGGCGCCGGCCTGCTGCTGATCACCCACAGCTCTGAGCTATCCGCCCGAATGGACCGCACGCTGTCAATCAGCGAAGGTCGGCTGCTTCCCAGCGAACCCACGAATAACTCAGCGCGCGTCCTTTCCGCCTGA
- a CDS encoding IPTL-CTERM sorting domain-containing protein encodes MTRSIATIAGLLVAGVVLPAAAIAQSFGFAVNSDDEFDADQLLRVNLFSGATEFIGPLPTSLEDVEGLAFGPDGTLYAVDNATKAVFVVNPETVNALPVGNRRPNLGFSTASNLDFGMTFTCDNRLLLVAEETQSLYEIDVTTGQASVIGASGGLGNPMTAIASYGDRTVALASGGTLHDIDVEAGTSSLIGQIQGFEINDAGLAFDADGTLWAVLDGTRPETFEFLPGRILQIDLATAEAQEFAQTRPGIESLAVAPPNGCTTGTPSPGEPVPTLSQWALILLVLLLGAAPLASRRSAQRFTDANRGRR; translated from the coding sequence TTGACCCGGTCCATTGCCACGATCGCGGGCCTTTTGGTGGCCGGCGTCGTGCTGCCCGCTGCGGCTATCGCGCAGAGCTTTGGGTTCGCCGTAAACTCCGACGACGAGTTTGACGCCGACCAGCTCCTGCGCGTCAATCTGTTCAGCGGCGCCACCGAATTTATTGGGCCGCTACCCACCAGCCTCGAAGACGTAGAAGGCCTCGCTTTCGGCCCCGACGGTACGCTCTACGCGGTCGACAACGCAACCAAAGCCGTGTTTGTCGTCAACCCGGAAACCGTCAACGCGCTGCCGGTGGGCAACCGGCGCCCCAATCTGGGCTTTTCGACCGCATCCAACCTCGATTTTGGGATGACTTTCACCTGTGACAACCGGCTGCTGCTGGTGGCGGAAGAGACTCAGTCGCTGTACGAGATCGACGTCACGACGGGACAAGCCAGCGTGATCGGCGCCAGCGGTGGCCTCGGCAACCCGATGACCGCCATCGCCAGCTACGGCGACCGCACCGTGGCCTTGGCGTCGGGCGGTACCTTGCACGACATTGACGTAGAGGCAGGCACCTCCTCGCTGATCGGTCAGATCCAGGGGTTTGAGATCAACGATGCTGGTCTCGCCTTTGACGCTGACGGAACGCTGTGGGCGGTGCTGGACGGTACCCGCCCGGAAACGTTTGAGTTTCTGCCAGGGCGCATCCTGCAGATTGATCTGGCGACCGCCGAAGCCCAGGAATTTGCGCAGACCCGTCCCGGTATCGAGTCGCTGGCGGTGGCGCCGCCCAACGGCTGCACCACGGGCACGCCATCACCCGGCGAGCCGGTTCCGACGCTTTCCCAATGGGCACTGATCCTGCTGGTGCTGCTGCTGGGAGCGGCACCCCTGGCTTCACGCCGCTCGGCTCAGCGGTTCACCGACGCCAATCGCGGGCGCCGCTAA
- a CDS encoding lipocalin-like domain-containing protein — protein sequence MRGLLGLAVVLLLGCGAEPPPVTDLQQTLGGEADPGFRRAVAPRAFEFPADHGAHPEYQTEWWYFTGHLALAGDAAASAPPRRFGYQLTFFRQALKPDSPASNPVGWSTGQLYLAHFAVSDLDGGRFFHDQRLSRGAAGLAAAATGRLSVDLDDWSAHWRDDGIVLRATGEEVALELNLTPVSPVIPHGDNGLSIKGAGPGNASYYYSIPELASSGTLTLAGERLPVRGSSWLDREWSTSVLSKNQTGWDWFSLQLGAGRYLMLFQLRDAEGRADGYAAGSLVDGDQRLQLTAKDFVLSPGGYWRSPHSDARYPLRWRLELPGQQLALTVEAMLDDQELNQTFRYWEGAVRANGRWGTEELSANGYLEMTGYDRAQ from the coding sequence ATGCGCGGCTTGCTTGGCCTGGCGGTGGTACTGCTGCTGGGCTGTGGTGCTGAGCCACCACCGGTCACCGATCTGCAGCAGACGCTCGGCGGCGAGGCTGACCCGGGTTTCCGTCGGGCGGTGGCTCCGCGTGCCTTTGAATTTCCTGCAGATCACGGTGCCCATCCCGAGTACCAAACCGAGTGGTGGTATTTCACCGGTCATTTGGCGCTGGCCGGGGACGCGGCCGCCAGCGCGCCGCCGAGACGCTTCGGCTATCAGCTCACGTTTTTCCGGCAGGCGCTCAAGCCCGACAGCCCGGCGTCAAACCCTGTCGGATGGTCGACGGGACAGCTGTACCTGGCTCACTTCGCGGTGAGCGACCTCGACGGCGGCCGCTTTTTCCACGACCAGCGTCTGAGCCGGGGTGCCGCGGGGCTGGCCGCGGCGGCGACCGGTCGGCTCTCCGTCGACCTGGATGACTGGTCCGCGCACTGGCGCGATGACGGAATTGTGCTTCGGGCGACCGGTGAGGAGGTGGCTCTGGAGCTGAACCTGACGCCGGTCAGTCCGGTGATCCCGCACGGGGACAACGGCCTGAGCATCAAGGGTGCGGGGCCTGGCAACGCCAGCTACTATTACTCGATTCCTGAGCTGGCGAGCAGCGGCACGCTGACGCTGGCGGGTGAGCGGCTGCCGGTGCGCGGCAGCAGCTGGCTCGACCGGGAGTGGAGCACGAGCGTGCTGTCCAAGAATCAGACTGGCTGGGACTGGTTCAGTCTCCAGCTGGGAGCCGGACGTTACCTGATGCTGTTTCAGCTCCGCGACGCCGAGGGCCGGGCAGATGGGTATGCGGCCGGCTCGCTGGTTGATGGAGACCAGCGTCTGCAGCTGACCGCTAAAGATTTTGTGCTCAGCCCGGGCGGCTACTGGCGCAGCCCCCACAGCGACGCCCGTTATCCGCTCCGCTGGCGGCTGGAGCTACCGGGCCAGCAGCTCGCGCTGACGGTGGAAGCGATGCTCGACGATCAGGAATTGAATCAGACCTTCCGGTATTGGGAGGGTGCAGTGCGCGCCAACGGCCGCTGGGGCACAGAGGAGCTCAGCGCCAACGGCTATCTGGAGATGACCGGTTATGACAGAGCCCAGTGA
- the tatC gene encoding twin-arginine translocase subunit TatC, whose product MSSPADSDSNDFADGVPGDTEQSFLSHLVELRQRVMWAVLAVLIVTLCLLPFSRDIYNFLAAPLLDELPEGVTMVAVEVASPFLTPFKMTLLTGVFLAMPVIIFQIWSFVAPGLYSHEKRIAVPILVSSCALFYLGCAFAYFVVFPLVFAFFNAVTPEGVTFMPDIAHYLNFLLLIFFAFGLAFEVPIVVFILLALGVTTAESLHEKRPYIIVGAFVVGMLLTPPDIISQTLLALPMWVLYELGIIFSKILLNRMPARDDEAEGEA is encoded by the coding sequence ATGAGTTCGCCCGCCGATTCCGACAGCAACGACTTCGCCGACGGCGTACCCGGCGATACCGAACAGAGCTTTCTGTCCCACCTGGTCGAGCTTCGGCAGCGCGTTATGTGGGCCGTGCTGGCGGTGCTGATCGTGACCCTCTGCCTGCTGCCGTTTTCCCGGGACATCTACAATTTCCTTGCTGCACCGCTGCTCGACGAACTGCCTGAGGGTGTCACCATGGTGGCCGTTGAGGTGGCATCACCCTTTCTGACCCCCTTCAAGATGACCCTGCTGACCGGCGTGTTCCTGGCCATGCCGGTGATTATTTTTCAGATCTGGTCTTTCGTCGCGCCAGGACTCTACAGCCACGAAAAGCGCATTGCGGTACCTATTTTGGTTTCCAGCTGCGCGCTGTTTTACTTAGGCTGCGCGTTCGCCTACTTCGTGGTGTTTCCGCTGGTGTTTGCGTTTTTCAACGCGGTTACGCCCGAGGGTGTGACCTTCATGCCGGACATCGCGCATTACCTGAATTTTCTACTGCTGATCTTCTTTGCGTTTGGGCTCGCCTTCGAGGTGCCGATTGTGGTGTTTATCTTGCTGGCCCTCGGTGTGACCACCGCGGAGTCACTGCACGAAAAGCGTCCGTACATCATCGTCGGAGCGTTTGTCGTCGGCATGCTGCTGACGCCACCCGACATCATCTCGCAAACCCTTTTGGCCCTGCCCATGTGGGTGCTCTACGAGCTGGGGATCATCTTCTCGAAGATCCTGCTGAACCGCATGCCGGCCCGCGACGACGAGGCTGAGGGCGAAGCCTGA
- the tatA gene encoding Sec-independent protein translocase subunit TatA produces MLGGISIWQLLIILVIVMMLFGTKKLRNMGSDLGSAIKGFRKGMSEDEPEKLEADPPEPMNSEAEGAKEKSGTS; encoded by the coding sequence ATGTTAGGTGGAATCAGTATTTGGCAGCTGTTGATCATTTTGGTGATCGTCATGATGCTGTTCGGCACCAAGAAGCTCCGCAATATGGGCAGCGACCTTGGTAGCGCCATCAAAGGTTTCCGCAAGGGTATGAGCGAAGACGAGCCAGAGAAGCTCGAAGCTGATCCGCCGGAGCCGATGAACAGCGAAGCCGAGGGCGCCAAAGAAAAAAGTGGTACCTCCTGA